GCTGCCACGGCCCAGTTCGGACTGGATCTGGATCTGTCCGCTCAGTTCGCGGATGCGCGACTGCACGACATCCATGCCCACGCCACGGCCGGAAATGTCGGTGACCTGCTGCTTGGTGGAAAAGCCGGGCAGGAACACCAGGTGCAGGCACTCTTCGCTGCTCAGGCGGGCGGCGGCTTCCGGATCGATCAGGCCCTTTTCGCGCGCCTTGGCACGCAGCTTTTCCGGGTCGATGCCGGCGCCGTCATCCTGCACCTCGATGCTGACGTAGTCGCCTTCCTGCTGCGCGGACAGGCGCACATGGCCCATCCGCGGCTTGCCCTGGGCTTCACGCAGGTCGGGCATTTCCACGCCGTGGTCGATGGCGTTGCGCACCAGATGGACCAGCGGATCGGCCAGCGCTTCGACCAGGTTGCGGTCCAGTTCGGTTTCGGCGCCGATCAGTTCCAGGTCCACTTCTTTCTGCAGCGAACGGGCGACGTCGCGGGCCACCTTGGGGAAGCGCGAGAACACTTTGCCGACCGGCTGCATGCGGGTGCGCATGACCGCCGACTGCAGGCGTGCGGTGGCGATGTCCAGCGTCGACACGGCACGGTCCAGCTCCTCGTCACGCAGGCGCGTGCGCAGGGTCTTCAGCCGGTTCCGTGACAGCACCAGTTCGCCGATCAGGTTGACGATGGCATCCAGGCGCTTGGTGTCCACGCGCACGGTATGTTCGGCTTCGGCCACCGGCTTGTTTGCCGCGGGCTTGGCCGCTGCACGCGGGGCCGGTACGGCCGCTGGCGGGGCCACCACCGGGACGGCGGCCACCGGCTTGGCGCCGGGTACCGCGCCGCCATGCAATTGGTCGAGCAGGGCCTCGAATTCGTCTTCGCTGATCAGGCCGTCGTCGGCCTTCTTTGCCGGAGCGACTGCTGTGGGGGCGTTGCCGCCGTGCAGCTGGTCGAGCAGGGCCTCGAATTCGTCATCGGTGATCAGGTCGCTGCCGGCGGCGGCCGGGTGGGCCGCTGCAGCGGTACCCGCTGCCGGCGCCGCACTGCCGTGCACATCGAACTGGGCGATCAGCTCCGGCGGGGCGTAGCCCGGCTCGCTGCCGGCGGACACCGCGTCGAGCATCGACTGCAGGTAATCCAGCGACTGCTGGGCGGCATCGAAGTGATGGGCCTGCAGCACGGCCTGGCCGGCACGTGCCGCACCCAGCGCTTCTTCCGCGGCATGGCACAGTTCGACCATGGCGGTGATGCCGAGGAAGCCGGCGCCGCCCTTGAGCGTGTGGTAGCCCCGGAAGACCGCGTTGAGCTGGTCGTTGTCCCGCGGTGCCTGTTCCAGCGACACCAGCTGTTCGCCCAGGCGATCCAGGATTTCCTGCGCCTCGATGATGAAATCGGCAGTGATGTCGTCGGCAACAGCGCTCATGCTTACAGCCCCAGATCCGACAGCAGGTCGTCGGCGTCGTTCTGCGAGACCGCGTGGCGGTCCAGCCCCTTCAGTGCCGGCCCGGCCAGTTCCGGGTCGGTGCGATGCTGTTCCGGCGGCAGGCCGAGCGCGCCGAAGCCTTCGTGCACGCGGCGGACGATGCCGACCACGCGACGGATGATCTGGCCGGTCAGGTCCTGGTAGCTCTGGGTCAGGGCGATTTCGGTCAGGTTGTGGCGGATGCGTTCAAGCTGGGCATCCTGGCCTGGCTGCAGGCCGTCGGCGCGCAGCTGTTCGGTCAGGGCCCGGCATTCCTCGGCCAGGTCCAGGGTGCGGTGGGTCGCCTGTTCGGTCATGGCCACCACGTGGTCCAGGCGGGCGCAGGCGTCGTCCAGCTCGCCGGCCTCGTCGGGCACGGTCGGCAGTTCGCCCAGCGCCTGGCCCAGTTCGCGGGCCAGCCGTGAAAGGCCGCTCATCATCGGCTGGGTGCGCGCGGCCACCAGGCTGTCGATGCGCTGGCGCCAGGCGGCCTCGTCACCCGATTCCAGGGCATCCAGAGCCTCCTGCAGGCGCAGGGCGAGGGCACTTCTGTCGACCGGGGTATCCATCAGGCGCTGGCCGCCAGGCGCTCGAAGATCTTGCCGAGCTTTTCTTCCAGGGTCTGCGCGGTGAACGGCTTGATGATGTAGCCGTTCACGCCGCTCTGGGCGGCTTCGATGATCTGCTCGCGCTTGGCTTCTGCGGTGACCATCAGTACCGGCAGCGTCTTCAGCTTGGCATCGGCGCGGATGGCCTTGAGCAGTTCGATGCCGGTCATCACCGGCATGTTCCAGTCGGTGACCACGAAATCGAACGGCTGGCTCTGCAGCATCGACAGCGCGGCATGCCCGTCCTCGGCTTCGGCGGTGTTGGTGAAGCCCAGATCGCCCAGCAGGTTCTTGACGATGCGACGCATGGTCGAGAAATCGTCGACGATCAGGATGCGCATGTTCTTGTTCAAAGCAGAGTTCCTTTGTTGTTCACTACGGGCGGCCGGGGGCAGCCGCCTCGTGCATGTTCATTCTTCCAGGCCGGCATCGACGGCCTCGAAGATCTTCAGGCGGCCGCGCAGGCGCAGCACGGCCTGGCCGTGGATCTGGCAGACCCGCGACTCGCTGACGCCGAGCACCGCGCCGATCTCCTTCAGGTTCAGCTCCTGCTCGTAGTACAGCGACAGCACCAGCTGTTCGCGTTCAGGCAGGTGGCCGATGGCCTTGCCCAGTTCGCGGCCGAACTCGCCGCGTTCCAGCACCTGCTGCGGGGTCGGGCCGCCCTGGGCGACGGTGTCCAGCTCGCCCTGGTCCTCGATGCGCGATTCCAGGCTCAACACCTGGCCACGCGAGGCGTCTTCCATCAGGCGCAGGTACTCGGGCAGCGGCATGTCCATCGCGGCGGCCACTTCGGTGGCGCTGGCCGCACGGCCACTGGTCTGTTCCAGCCGGCGGATGGTGGCGGCGGCGTCGCGGGCGCGGCGGTGGACCGAGCGCGGCACCCAGTCGCCACGGCGGATCTCGTCGATCATCGAACCGCGGATGCGGATCGAGGCGTAGGTCTCGAACGAGGCGCCCTGGTCTGCGTCATAGCTGCGCGAGGCTTCGATCAGGCCCATCATGCCGGCCTGGATCAGATCGTCCACCTCGACACTGGCGGGCAGGCGGGCGGCCAGATGGTGGGCGATGCGGCGCACCAGGTCCGAGTGCTGGACGATCACATCGGTCGCGCTGGCGCGCTGGACTTCCTTGTACTGGGCTGCGCCTTTCATACGGTCACCCCACGCTGCTTGAGGATGCGTTCCAGGAAGAATTCAACGCCACCGCGCGGTTCGGTCGGCGCCTGCCAGCGGGCGGTGCGGCGGGCAATCTCGGTGATGGCCAGTGCGGCCGGGCTCGACGGATAGGCCTTGACCACCGGCTGCTGGCGCTGCACCGACAGGCGCAGCCAGTCATCCTGCGGGACGCAGCCCAGGTAGTTCAGCGAGACATCGGCGAGGAACTTCTCGCAGACGCGGGTCAGCTTTTCATACAGCACGCGCCCTTCGTTGGGGTCGCGCACCATGTTGGCCACCACCTGGATGCGGTCTACGCCACGTTCGCGCGAGAGCACCTTGATGAGCGCGTAGGCATCGGTGATCGAGGCCGGCTCGTCGCAGACCACCACCACCGTGTCCTGCGCGGCCTGGCAGAAGGTCAGCACGCCATCGGTGATGCCGGCGGCGGTGTCCACCACCATGATGTCCAGCTCGCGTTCCAGTTCGGAGAACACGTTGACCAGGCCGACATGTTCGGCCGGGGCCAGTTCGGCCATGTGCCGGCGGCCCGACGCGGCCGGGACCACCAGCACCCCGTTGGGGCCTTCGATGATCACGTCTTCCAGGCTGCAGCGGCCGGCCACCAGGTCGGCCAGGGTGAACTTCGGGTTCAGGCCGAGGATGACGTCGATGTTGGCCAGGCCGAGGTCGGCGTCCAGCAGCAGGGTGCGCTTGCCCATGCCCGCCAGCGCCACGGCCAGGTTGGCCGACACGTTGGTCTTGCCCACGCCGCCCTTGCCGCCGGTCACCGCAATGGTGCGGACAGGGCCAAGCGGCTCGCTGCGGGTGGCCGACAGCGGGAAGGTAGTGGTCAGCTTGGCGTACTCACGCGACGGCATGGTTCAACTCCGGGTTGCAGGGCATATCGGCCGCTCGGCGCAAATCTTCAAGGCGAAGTACAAGATTGGCTGCACTGGCCCGGTGCAGGTCCTCCGGCACGTCCTGGCCGTCGGTCACCCAGGTGATCGGCAGGGCGTGGTCGACGGCCACCGAAAGGGCGTTGCCGAAGCGGCCGGTCTCGTCCAGCTTGCTCAGCACCAGGCCCTGCAGGTTGGCCGCGCCGAACCGGCGGACGACCTCGTCCATGTCGCCGAAGCTGGTGTTGGCCGGCAGCACCAGCAGGGTGCGCACCTGGCGTGCGGCGCGCAGCCACTGCAGCTGGGCGGCGAGGGCGCGGTCACGCGGGCCCAGGCCGGCGGTGTCGATCAGCACCAGCTTGTAATCCTGCAGGCGCTCCAGCAGCTGGTCCAGATCGGTGCCGCTGTTGGCTTCGTGGACGGCGATGCCGAGCTGGCGGCCGTAGCCGTACAGCTGCTCGCGGGCGCCGATGCGCATCGTATCGGTGGTCACCAGGGCGACGTCACGCGGGGCGTGCTTTTCGGCGAAGCGAGAGGCCAGCTTGGCGATGGTGGTGGTCTTGCCGGCGCCGGTCGGGCCGACCAAGGCGATCACGCCGCCTTCTTCCAGCGGGTCGACCGGGGCGATCGGCAGCTTGCGCGAGATCAGCCCCAGCATCAGGCCGCGGCCACGATGGGCTTCGGTGTCCAGCGGGATCTGCATGGCCACGTCGCGCGACAGGCCGGCGTCGAAGCCGTACTCGTCCATCAGGTCCAGGGCGGTGGCGCGCACCGGGCAGCCGCGAAGGCGCTCATCGGTGAAGCGGTTCATCTCGCGCTCGATCACCTGGCGCATGCCGGCCACTTCCTGGCGCAGCTGGCGGATCTCTCCGTCATCGGCGGCGACCATGGTCAGCGCCGGGGCGGCAGCCAGCTGCGGGGCGGGCGCCGGCAGGGGCGCGACCGGCGGCGCCGGATCATTGGCGGGGGCTTCGGCAACCGGCACTTCGATGACCGGGGCAACGGCCTGGACCGGGGCAACAGGGGCTTCCAGCGGAGCGGCGGCGACGCTGGCGGCCGGGGCCGGGGCCGGGGCCGGGATGGGCGGCGGCACGACGGCGGCGGTGTCTTCCAGCGGCGGATCGATCAGGAAGCGTGCGCGGTTGATCGGCGCGGCGGCGACCGGTGCCTGCGTCGGCGGTGCCACGATGGCGTCGGCATAGGGGGCGAAGATCTGTTCCGGCAGTGCCGATTCGTTGACGCTGGCACGGGCCAGGGTGGCGGCGAAGCCGGTGCTGCCGCGGGTCGGCACGATTTCGTCAGCGCTGTCCAGGGTGCGGCCGGTGGCGCCGACGGCGGCGCGTGCCAGGGCGGCCACGGCCGAGGTGGTCGCGGCAACCGGTTCGGCGGCCGGGGTAGCGCTGCGGCGGCGGGTCACGGCGGCAATGACGGCGTCGGCGGCGGTGCGCGGCTTCGGCGGCGGCGGAGCAACGTCGCGGCGCGATGCTTCCAGTGCGCGCTGCACGGCGCTTTCGTCGTAGTTGGCCGCGGCGACGATCTCGATACCTTCCTCGATCCGGCGGTTGGACAGGATCACGGCATCCGGGCCGTGTTCCTTGCGCACCAGGTTCATGGCCGAACGCATGTCGGCGGCGACGAATCGTTTGATTTTCATGCTGTGGTCACGGGACGCGGTCGGCGGAGTGGCGGTCGGAGAACGCGGATGGTCGGTGGTCTGCACGGTTCGGGTTCCCCTTGGAATCTGTCGTGTGGTGCGGTTTGAAAGTGGTGTCTGTTTTCTGGCGCGTGGCAGGCGGGTGTCAGCTGATCGTTCCGACCAGCTTCAGGCGCTTGTCTTCCGGCACCTCGCTGTAGGCCAGGACCGACAGCGACGGAACGCTGTGGCGGACCAGGCGGGCCAGCGCGGCACGCACCGGGCCCGGTACCAGCACGACCGCCGGCTCGTTTCGCGCTTCCTGCTTGCTGACACATTCGGCCAGGCTCTGGTGCAGTCGCTCTGCGAGTCCGGGTTCCAGCGCGGCGCCGTTGCCCTGCGTGGACTCCTGCAAGACACGTTCCAATTGCGGGTTGAGGGTGAACACCGGCAGCTCCGCCGACATTCCGGCGATCTCCTGCACGATGAAGCGGCCCAGCGCGGTGCGCACGGCAGCGGTCAGCGTGGCGGGGTCCTGGCTCATCGGCGCGTGCTCGACCAGCGCTTCGGCGATCTTGCGCAGCTGGCGGATCGGGATGCGCTCCACCAGCAGGTTCTGCAGCACGCGCACCACCGCCGACAGCGGCAGCGCCTTGGGCGTCAGATCTTCGACGAGCTTGGGCGCGCTCTTGCCCAGGTTGGCCAGCAGGTGCTGCACTTCTTCGTGGCCCAGCAGTTCCGGCGCGTGTTCGCGGATCAGATGGGACAGATGCGTGGCGACCACCGTAGCCGGGTCCACCACCGTGTAGCCCATGGTCTCGGCCTGGGCGCGCTGGTGGGGCTGGATCCAGGTGGCATCCAGGCCGAACGCGGGGTCTTTGCCGGCGATGCCATCCAGCGGGCCCAGCGCACTGCCCGGGTCCAGGGCCAGTTCGCGGTCGGGGTGGATGTCGGCGGTGGCCACCGGCACGCCATGCACCAGCACGCGGTAGCCGTTGGCGGGCAGCTCCAGGTTGTCGCGGATGTGCACGGACGGGATCAGGAAGCCCACGTCCTGGGTGAGCTTGCGGCGCACGCCCTTGATGCGCGCCATCAGTTCGCCGCCCTGGTTGGCATCCACCAGCGGAATCAGCCGGTAGCCGACTTCCAGGCCCAGCGGATCGACCGGGCGCAGTTCGTCCCAGCTCAGTTCGGCGGTGGGGGCGGCTGCGGTCGGGCGGCCGAGGGCGTTCAGCGGGCCGTTTTCGCCGGCCTTGGCGGCCTCGTCGGCGGCCGGGGCCTGCTGCTTGCGGTACAGCTTCCAGGCGATGAAGCCGAGGATCGCGGCCAGCGTCAGGAAAGCGACGTTCGGCATGCCCGGCACCAGGCCGACCAGGCCGATGATGCCGGCGGTGATGGCCAGTGCGCGGTACTGGCCGAACACCTGGCCGGTCATCGCCTGGGCCATGTCCTGCGAGCGCGAGGCGCGGGTGACCAGCATGGCCACGGCGCTGGAGATCAGCAGGGCCGGCAGCTGCGCCACCAGGCCGTCACCAATGGACAGCAGGGTATAGGTGGCAGCGGCATCGCCGAACGGAATGCCATGCTGCAGCACGCCCACGGCCAGGCCGCCGAGCATGTTGATGAACAGGATCAGGATGCCGGCGATGGCATCGCCGCGGATGAACTTGCTCGCACCGTCCATCGCACCGTAGAAGTCGGCTTCCTCGCGGACCTCCTCACGGCGGGCCTTGGCTTCTTCCCGCGTCAGCAAACCGGCGTTCAGATCGGCGTCGATGGCCATCTGCTTGCCGGGCATGGCGTCGAGGATGAAGCGCGCGGTCACTTCCGAGACGCGCCCGGCGCCCTTGGTGATGACCACGAAGTTGATGATGGTGAGGATGGCGAACACCACGATGCCGACGGCGTAGTTGCCACCGATGACGAACTCGCCGAAGGCGGCGATGACCTTGCCGGCCGCGTCGTGGCCGTTCTGGCCGTTGAGCAGGATCACGCGGGTGGAGGCGACGTTCAGCGCCAGCCGCAGCATGGTGGTGACCAGCAGCACGATCGGGAAGATGGTGAAGTCCAGCGGACGCTTCACGTAGACCACCGCCAGCAGCACCATCAGCGAGATGGCGATGTTGAAGGTGAACAGGGCATCGAGGACCGGCGCGGCCAGTGGGACCACCACCATGGCCAGCAGGGCCAGCACGATCAGCGGCGCGCCAAGGCCCTGGCGGATCATCTCCAGGGCGCGGCGGGTGTTGAAGCCGGAGGCCTGCGCGCTCATGGGCGACCTCCCTGGCCGAACTCATCCACGTCGACATGCGGGGCGGACGGCATCGGGCCGGTCCGCCAGCTGCGCAGCTGGTAGACGTAGGACAGCACCTGGGCGACGGCTGAATACAGTCTCACGGGAATTTCCTTGCCGAGTTGCCCTTCCCGATACAAGGCCCGTGCCAAAGGCGGGGCAGAGACAATGGCGACCTTGTTGCCGTCGGCCACTTCACGGATGCGCAGGGCGGTTTCGTCCACGCCCAAGGCGACCACGGTGGGGGCGTTCATGCTGCCGCCTTCGTACTTCAGTGCCACGGCGTAGTGGGTCGGGTTGACCACCACCACGTCGGCGGTGGGTACGGCTTCCATCATCCGGCGGTTGGCCAGCTGCTGCTGCATCTGCCGGATGCGGCCCTTCACTTCCGGGCTGCCCTCGCTTTCCTTCATTTCCCGGCGCAGCTCCTCGCGGGTCATCTTCAGCTTGCGCATCCAGTTCCAGCGCTGGTACGGCGCGTCGATGGCGGCCAGCACCAGCATCGAGCCGGCCGCGGCCAGCAGCAGCTTCAGGGTGAAGCCCAGGCCATGGGCGATGGCCGTTTCCAGCGGCTGGTTGAGCAGGCCGCGCAGGCTGTCGAAGCTGGCGGCGAAGACCAGGGTGGCCGACACACCCACAAAGGCCACGCGCAGCAGCGATTTGATGAACTCGGCCACGGCTTCGGCGCCCCAGATGCGCTTGATGCCGGCCAGGGGGCTGAGACGCTTCAGGTCGGGCATCAGCGACTTGTTCGACCAGCGCAGGCCGCCCATCACCAGGGGCGACAGGAAGCTGGCCAGCACGCAGACCAGCAGCAACGGCCAGCAGGCCAGCAGCAGGCGCAGGAACAGCATGCCGAAGTGACCGAACAGCAGCTGCGGGTTCTGCCACAACCCCGGTTCGGGGCTGAGCGCGGCGCGCATCCAGGCACGGCCGCCGGCGCCGAGCGAGGCGCTGCTGGCCATGATGGCGATGACCGCCGCGCCGAACACTGCAACGGTGGCCAGCTCACGCGAGCGCGGGATGTTGCCCTGTTCGCGGGCTTCACGGAGGCGTTTTTCTGTTGGCTGTTCGGTTTTTTCGCCTGCGTCTTCGTTCTCGGACATCACGGGCACTGCGGCTGGAGGTGCCGGAGTGCATGCAAGAACTGTTCCGTGACGGCCGCCGGGCAGGGCCCGGCGTTACCCGCAGCCCATCGTCGTGCCCGTCAGCGCGGCGGGCTGTCTCCAGAGCGTTTGGCGGTATCGGCGACTGACCGGGCAGGCTCGGCAAGACCTTCCACTTCCTTCAGTGGCACTTCCCCCACGCCCAGGGCCCGCTCGATCTGCAGGTCGCTGCCCTGCGCGTTCAGCTGTGCCTGCAGGCGTGAGAAGTCACCACACCAGAGTGCTTCCACGTCGCGGTCGCGGCTGCGGTCGCGCTGGGTGTCCATCGCCACGGCGCGCACCTGCAATCGACCAGTTCCGGCAGTGCCACCGAGTTCCACGCCATAGCCGGGGCTGGCGGGTCGACGTAGAACGACGCGCCCCTGGTCGGACCAGGCGGTTGCCATGCCTTCATGCACTTCGTAGCCCAGCTCGGCAAGCCCGGCCAGCAGGGCGGCGCGACGCGAAGCGGCCGCCTGGACCTGATGGTGATCATCGATGGCGCGCTGGCAAGCATCGGCCAGGGCACGGAGGCGGGCGGCCGGCACGTCGGTATCGGCTGCGGCGACCTCGCGCAGCAGCCCGCCGTGGGTGTCCGCATCAAGCGTACCGAGGATATGGGCCAGATCCTGCAGGTGCGTCAGGTGCTCGCGCTGCTGGCGAAGGGTCGTGGCGGCGCTGGCAAGATCCAGTACCAGACTGTCCAGGAGGAGGTTGCGTCGCTGCGCGTCGGTCTCGGCCTCGGCCGCACGCAGCGCTGCCTGGAATGCCGCGGAGAAGCCTTCTCCCTGCAGCAGCTGCAGTTCGGCGATGTGCCGATCAATACGCAGCAGCCGCGGGTCACGTGTGATGGGCGCCGGGTGCCAGGCAGTGGAGCGTCCGGAGGCATCCTCACGCAGGACGTCGGCAATATCGCGCTGTGCCTGGCTGAGTGCCTCGCCCTGTTCGGGCGGGGAAAGCGCCAGCGTGGCCCGTGCCAGCAGCGTTTCGGCATCGGCTTCGGCACCACCCTCAGCCAGCCGGGTCAGCGCCCGGGACAGTTCTGCATCCACGGCTACGCCGCCCTCATGCAGTGCTCTGAGGACGGTAGCGGCATTCTGTTGCTGTTGCCGGACGCGTTGTCGCTGGG
Above is a genomic segment from Stenotrophomonas sp. ESTM1D_MKCIP4_1 containing:
- a CDS encoding chemotaxis protein CheA, which encodes MSAVADDITADFIIEAQEILDRLGEQLVSLEQAPRDNDQLNAVFRGYHTLKGGAGFLGITAMVELCHAAEEALGAARAGQAVLQAHHFDAAQQSLDYLQSMLDAVSAGSEPGYAPPELIAQFDVHGSAAPAAGTAAAAHPAAAGSDLITDDEFEALLDQLHGGNAPTAVAPAKKADDGLISEDEFEALLDQLHGGAVPGAKPVAAVPVVAPPAAVPAPRAAAKPAANKPVAEAEHTVRVDTKRLDAIVNLIGELVLSRNRLKTLRTRLRDEELDRAVSTLDIATARLQSAVMRTRMQPVGKVFSRFPKVARDVARSLQKEVDLELIGAETELDRNLVEALADPLVHLVRNAIDHGVEMPDLREAQGKPRMGHVRLSAQQEGDYVSIEVQDDGAGIDPEKLRAKAREKGLIDPEAAARLSSEECLHLVFLPGFSTKQQVTDISGRGVGMDVVQSRIRELSGQIQIQSELGRGSRFLIRVPLTLAILPTLLVQAGEDVYALPLARVMEVLHAPRTSLGWFDGRAVLDRRSHTLPLVDLRQWLDVTPAASTLLTIVVLQAGEARFGLVVDQVRGREEVVIKPLPKALRGLRGYAGATLIGDGRMALILDVDGLR
- the flhA gene encoding flagellar biosynthesis protein FlhA; translated protein: MSAQASGFNTRRALEMIRQGLGAPLIVLALLAMVVVPLAAPVLDALFTFNIAISLMVLLAVVYVKRPLDFTIFPIVLLVTTMLRLALNVASTRVILLNGQNGHDAAGKVIAAFGEFVIGGNYAVGIVVFAILTIINFVVITKGAGRVSEVTARFILDAMPGKQMAIDADLNAGLLTREEAKARREEVREEADFYGAMDGASKFIRGDAIAGILILFINMLGGLAVGVLQHGIPFGDAAATYTLLSIGDGLVAQLPALLISSAVAMLVTRASRSQDMAQAMTGQVFGQYRALAITAGIIGLVGLVPGMPNVAFLTLAAILGFIAWKLYRKQQAPAADEAAKAGENGPLNALGRPTAAAPTAELSWDELRPVDPLGLEVGYRLIPLVDANQGGELMARIKGVRRKLTQDVGFLIPSVHIRDNLELPANGYRVLVHGVPVATADIHPDRELALDPGSALGPLDGIAGKDPAFGLDATWIQPHQRAQAETMGYTVVDPATVVATHLSHLIREHAPELLGHEEVQHLLANLGKSAPKLVEDLTPKALPLSAVVRVLQNLLVERIPIRQLRKIAEALVEHAPMSQDPATLTAAVRTALGRFIVQEIAGMSAELPVFTLNPQLERVLQESTQGNGAALEPGLAERLHQSLAECVSKQEARNEPAVVLVPGPVRAALARLVRHSVPSLSVLAYSEVPEDKRLKLVGTIS
- the cheY gene encoding chemotaxis response regulator CheY, producing MNKNMRILIVDDFSTMRRIVKNLLGDLGFTNTAEAEDGHAALSMLQSQPFDFVVTDWNMPVMTGIELLKAIRADAKLKTLPVLMVTAEAKREQIIEAAQSGVNGYIIKPFTAQTLEEKLGKIFERLAASA
- a CDS encoding protein phosphatase CheZ, yielding MDTPVDRSALALRLQEALDALESGDEAAWRQRIDSLVAARTQPMMSGLSRLARELGQALGELPTVPDEAGELDDACARLDHVVAMTEQATHRTLDLAEECRALTEQLRADGLQPGQDAQLERIRHNLTEIALTQSYQDLTGQIIRRVVGIVRRVHEGFGALGLPPEQHRTDPELAGPALKGLDRHAVSQNDADDLLSDLGL
- a CDS encoding MinD/ParA family protein, which produces MPSREYAKLTTTFPLSATRSEPLGPVRTIAVTGGKGGVGKTNVSANLAVALAGMGKRTLLLDADLGLANIDVILGLNPKFTLADLVAGRCSLEDVIIEGPNGVLVVPAASGRRHMAELAPAEHVGLVNVFSELERELDIMVVDTAAGITDGVLTFCQAAQDTVVVVCDEPASITDAYALIKVLSRERGVDRIQVVANMVRDPNEGRVLYEKLTRVCEKFLADVSLNYLGCVPQDDWLRLSVQRQQPVVKAYPSSPAALAITEIARRTARWQAPTEPRGGVEFFLERILKQRGVTV
- the flhF gene encoding flagellar biosynthesis protein FlhF; this encodes MKIKRFVAADMRSAMNLVRKEHGPDAVILSNRRIEEGIEIVAAANYDESAVQRALEASRRDVAPPPPKPRTAADAVIAAVTRRRSATPAAEPVAATTSAVAALARAAVGATGRTLDSADEIVPTRGSTGFAATLARASVNESALPEQIFAPYADAIVAPPTQAPVAAAPINRARFLIDPPLEDTAAVVPPPIPAPAPAPAASVAAAPLEAPVAPVQAVAPVIEVPVAEAPANDPAPPVAPLPAPAPQLAAAPALTMVAADDGEIRQLRQEVAGMRQVIEREMNRFTDERLRGCPVRATALDLMDEYGFDAGLSRDVAMQIPLDTEAHRGRGLMLGLISRKLPIAPVDPLEEGGVIALVGPTGAGKTTTIAKLASRFAEKHAPRDVALVTTDTMRIGAREQLYGYGRQLGIAVHEANSGTDLDQLLERLQDYKLVLIDTAGLGPRDRALAAQLQWLRAARQVRTLLVLPANTSFGDMDEVVRRFGAANLQGLVLSKLDETGRFGNALSVAVDHALPITWVTDGQDVPEDLHRASAANLVLRLEDLRRAADMPCNPELNHAVA
- a CDS encoding RNA polymerase sigma factor FliA is translated as MKGAAQYKEVQRASATDVIVQHSDLVRRIAHHLAARLPASVEVDDLIQAGMMGLIEASRSYDADQGASFETYASIRIRGSMIDEIRRGDWVPRSVHRRARDAAATIRRLEQTSGRAASATEVAAAMDMPLPEYLRLMEDASRGQVLSLESRIEDQGELDTVAQGGPTPQQVLERGEFGRELGKAIGHLPEREQLVLSLYYEQELNLKEIGAVLGVSESRVCQIHGQAVLRLRGRLKIFEAVDAGLEE
- the flhB gene encoding flagellar biosynthesis protein FlhB yields the protein MSENEDAGEKTEQPTEKRLREAREQGNIPRSRELATVAVFGAAVIAIMASSASLGAGGRAWMRAALSPEPGLWQNPQLLFGHFGMLFLRLLLACWPLLLVCVLASFLSPLVMGGLRWSNKSLMPDLKRLSPLAGIKRIWGAEAVAEFIKSLLRVAFVGVSATLVFAASFDSLRGLLNQPLETAIAHGLGFTLKLLLAAAGSMLVLAAIDAPYQRWNWMRKLKMTREELRREMKESEGSPEVKGRIRQMQQQLANRRMMEAVPTADVVVVNPTHYAVALKYEGGSMNAPTVVALGVDETALRIREVADGNKVAIVSAPPLARALYREGQLGKEIPVRLYSAVAQVLSYVYQLRSWRTGPMPSAPHVDVDEFGQGGRP